GAACTCGCGCTGCTTGTAGAGCGCCACGCCCACGTCCGCCTGCCGGATGTACGTCACCAGCTGATCGTGCGGCTGGCGTCCGCAGAACGACACCGCGTTGTCCAGCCCCAGCGCACGTGTCTGCGCTTCTAATGCCTCACGGAAATCGCCATCCCCCACGACGACAAACCGCACGTCCGGGATCGCCTCGCGTACCAACGGCAGCGCCTCCAGCATCAGGTCTACGCCCCACGCCTCGCTGAGCATGCCGACATACAACAACGTGGGCGGGTGCGGCTCCTTTTCGCGCGCGCCGGTCAGGTTATCCAGCACGACGCCGTTCGGGACGACGATCACCTTTTTGACGCCCTGCTCGCGTCGCAGGGCAGCCAGCGGCGTGCTGACCGAGATCACGCCATCTGCTTGAGTCGCGGCGCGGCGCTCTTTCCAGGTCAGCGCCGCCGCCGACAGCCGTCCCGCCGCGTCGAGATGGGCCGGGAAGTAGTCGCAGTCATCATACACCAATTTGCGGATCGTACCCCGCCGCCGCAGCAGGCCGGTGACGAAAGCCGTCTGGGGAAAAGTATACAGGCAGGTCGTAAAACGATCTTTTTTCAGCCAGCCCGGCAGCACCATAAAAACCCAAAAATCGCCAAAGAAATTTTGTAGAAGGATGGGCAGCTTCAGCTTGCGGACGACGACGTGGCGAACGTTGCCTTGTCGAAATTCCCTGCGCCGGTCGGTCAGCAGGTTTTTGGCGCTTTGCAGCATTTTCTGCGCGAAGCCGACCGGCGGGCCGCCGTACAGGTTCGCGGTTGAGACGAACACCACTTCGTCGTAGTGCGCGGCTAAAAAGTCGACCACGTGGAAGCAGCGGTGATTCGGCTCCAGGTCGATGTCGACGCCACCAATGACAAGGATGCGAGTGCTTGTTGTATTTTCGATTGCCATGATCTCGCTCGGACGAACTACCGGTGGTTGTTCCCGGCAGTTCGGGCGCCTCCCATGCGCTGACTCGTGAAGGTCTGGTAGAGGAGTGGTTCGCAGCCGTATGTGCCTCGGCCTGGCGCACGACGCGGCGTCTCAAGGCTCCTGTGGTTGGCGTCGTTATCCTTTGGCGACTGCCGATGTTTCACCCTTCGCCGCGTGGTGGTGTGACAGAAGGGGCCGGTTGGACCGTGCCCCTTCGCACCTGGGTCGCGCCTAGCTCAGCGTGTCCAGTGTGGCGGCCAGCTTTTCAGCCAGCGTGCGCCGGTCATATTGTTCGATGCCGTCGAGGCTGGCGTGCATAGGCTCGCCCGCCTCGCGACGTTGGTACACCTGATAAATTGCGTCGGCAATGGCGTCGGCGTCGTGCTGCGAGGCCGTCAGACCCAGCCCGTACTTGTCGAGCAGCTCGGACGCCGCGCCGGGGACGCTCAGCAGCAGGATCGACGGGCCGCCGATGGCCCAGTACTCGTAGATCTTCCCGGGGATGAGCGTCGCAAAGCCGTCGTAATTGATGGTCAGCAGCAGATCCGAGCCTTTCAGCAGCTTGATGAATTCCGGCTGCGGCAGGTGCCCGACTTCCTGCACCGTGTCCGACAGGCCCATCTCGCGCACCATCTCCTGATAGGTTTCCGGCAGGCGTCCGGTGAAGACCATCTTCAGCTTGCCCTGTAGCTCAGGATGCTGGACTTGCAGGTTCTTCAGCGCAGTGAACAGCGGACGCGGATTGCGGTGCCAGCCCCCGGCGACGCTGAGCAGCCCGGCATGTACGACGGTGAAGTCCTCGCCGGGCGCGTGACCGGTGGGGATGTCCTTCGCCGCGCTAAAGTCGACCAGATCGACGCCGTTGGGGATAAAGACGAACTTATCCTTCGACTGGCGCGGGTAGCGCCGGATGAACTCGTCGCGGCTGTACTCGGTGACCAGGATCACCCGGCTGGCGGACCTGACCACCCACCATTCCAGCCGCCGCTCGATGAAACGCTTGAACCACGGCTTGTTCTTGAACCACGGCGTATCGATCCAGTCATCGCGGTAGTCGAGGACCAGCGGTTTGCGCGTCAGCCAGCGCAGCAGCGACGCCGTCAGCGTGACCGAGTGCGGCGGCACGGTGGCGAAGATCACGTCGATGTTGTCCCGCCGGATGACGTTGCGCCCGGAGCGCACGGCGATCGGCAGCCAGGCCAGATATTCGTCGGGCATCAGCAGGTATTTGCGGGCGAAGTTGCGCATGCCACGCAGCGTATTGATCGCCAATGCGGCGATCTTGCTCTTTTCGCGCGCATGGCGGCCTCGCTCCAGGAACTCGACCGACGGCTCCCCGGCAGACGTACGGTAGATCATCACCTCGTCGGGGATGTCGGGGAACAGTGTCTCGCTGCCCTGCTTGCGCTGCGTGTCATATTCGTGCCGGTCATCGATGGTGAGCACGCGTGGCAGCCATCCCAGGCCCGGCAGGTACTTGATGAACTTCACCACGCGAATCGATCCGCCCACCGAGAAGAACGGCGGAAAGACGTACGCAATCATGAGGACCTTTTTGACTTTACTGGTCCGGGAATTGGTCTGGGAGCTTGCCTCGCCCATTCAGGTTCTCCTGCTTGATAGTGTGCTCGTCGTCACAGCCCGCGCCGGACATCTATGCCAGATAGCCGCGCGGGAAAGTCAGCGCCAGGGAACGATGGTCGCGCCCCGGCGCGTATGCAGTGCGTTCAGCGGTGCGCGTCCGGGTTAGGGCGCAGGCTCCGCGACGGTGGATGATTGAGCCTCGCCCTCGACCGTCTCTGTCGCGGACAGATGGGCCACGTCCAGCACCAGTTGGCCGGGGCGCAGGCGCTCGGCCAGCCCTTCGACCATGCCGTGCCCCAGCACGACCACGTCCGCCGACATCAGCGCCGCGTCTATCGACGGCGACATCAGCGCCGCGATGTGCGGGATCACCTGCTCGATGTACGCCTTATTTTTACCGATCAGGCGCGTAAGCTGCACGTCGCGGTCGTAGATCCGCAGCGTGTAGCCCTTGC
This sequence is a window from Aggregatilinea lenta. Protein-coding genes within it:
- a CDS encoding glycosyltransferase family 4 protein: MAIENTTSTRILVIGGVDIDLEPNHRCFHVVDFLAAHYDEVVFVSTANLYGGPPVGFAQKMLQSAKNLLTDRRREFRQGNVRHVVVRKLKLPILLQNFFGDFWVFMVLPGWLKKDRFTTCLYTFPQTAFVTGLLRRRGTIRKLVYDDCDYFPAHLDAAGRLSAAALTWKERRAATQADGVISVSTPLAALRREQGVKKVIVVPNGVVLDNLTGAREKEPHPPTLLYVGMLSEAWGVDLMLEALPLVREAIPDVRFVVVGDGDFREALEAQTRALGLDNAVSFCGRQPHDQLVTYIRQADVGVALYKQREFIHYASPMKIREYMAAGLPVITTRIGQAEEVIEESDAGILVERTPDSIAQAAIALLNDADLRQRYANNAVQYTEDADWNSVLEPVLEFINTV
- a CDS encoding glycosyltransferase, giving the protein MGEASSQTNSRTSKVKKVLMIAYVFPPFFSVGGSIRVVKFIKYLPGLGWLPRVLTIDDRHEYDTQRKQGSETLFPDIPDEVMIYRTSAGEPSVEFLERGRHAREKSKIAALAINTLRGMRNFARKYLLMPDEYLAWLPIAVRSGRNVIRRDNIDVIFATVPPHSVTLTASLLRWLTRKPLVLDYRDDWIDTPWFKNKPWFKRFIERRLEWWVVRSASRVILVTEYSRDEFIRRYPRQSKDKFVFIPNGVDLVDFSAAKDIPTGHAPGEDFTVVHAGLLSVAGGWHRNPRPLFTALKNLQVQHPELQGKLKMVFTGRLPETYQEMVREMGLSDTVQEVGHLPQPEFIKLLKGSDLLLTINYDGFATLIPGKIYEYWAIGGPSILLLSVPGAASELLDKYGLGLTASQHDADAIADAIYQVYQRREAGEPMHASLDGIEQYDRRTLAEKLAATLDTLS